The genome window AGAGGCCCTTAAGCATATGCCTAACTACATGAAATTCATGAAGGACATCCTTACAATGAAGAGAAGGTTGGGAGTGTTTGAAACAGTAGCTCTAATAAATAAGTGTAGCTCATTCTTACTTATAAAGTATAAACTACCACCAAAGATGAAAGATCTGAGAAGTTTCACTATTCCTTGCACCATAGGTAACTTACTGTGGGATGACATTGTGTGATCTGGGACCTTAGCATAAACTTGATGCAAGAAATTGGGGATCGAAGAAGTTCAACCTACAACCGTCAATCTTCAATTGGCCGAAAGATCTCTTGTTCATCCAGAAGGGAAGGTTGAAGATGTTCCCGTCAAGGTAGACAAATTCATATTTCCCGTTGACTCCATTATGTTTGACTATGAGGCCAATCGAGAAGTTTTCATCATCTTGGGAAGGCCATTCCGTGGTACAACAAGAATTATCAAGATGCAAAATAGGGAGCTAACAATGAGAGTTCAGGATGAAAATTTGACATCAAACTTTTTAAAGCAACGAAATATCTAGATGATGTAGAAGATTGCTCAGCTAGCACTTTATTTACTTTATTTGATGATctaattttcaatataaatattgaaatttttataaagaaaaagatgatgtTAAACTCTTAGCTTGATTGGAAGCAAGCTAATTAAGAATGATCTAATATTCAAGGTCAATGGTCAGAGACTCAAACCCTTTTTGAAGTATCTATTTGTAAAGGATGTCGAGTGGGTGGATCTTAACTAATCATCCGGTAGTGAGTAGAATTTGCTTCGGATGGAGTCTTCCCCACTTAGTGATGTGGGGGGGGGAGACATGAAAAATCTAATGTTGGACAGTATATGAAGCAAGATTAGTGCACGAATTCTATGAATCCCCGAAATCATTAATAGTTATATTATTCCTGAGAAAAGAATATAATCAAGCCTCATGTATCAGGCGCGGTATAGAGATATAAAACCTAATGGGTTAACAATCCAGGAccaaaacataataataaatactATAGAGGCGAAAAAGTggtatatttgtaattttttcaaaaatatagagCCAAACCTTGTCTTCTGACAATGTGTAGCTGCCACTATAAACACCCTCTACTTTCGCTGAGCGAAAATTCATAAACTTGGCCACGTCCTTGACTTTTTGCGATGAATTCTACGTTGCACATTGACAGAATCAAACCACAACATGAAAAGAAGTTTTCATATACAAATAAGGCACCAAGCCATATGACCAATCTAACCTTGTAAAGAAATCTGCCAGAAGGATAAAATCTCATGTAGCGGAAATAGCAGACCTGCATTTCAGAGATAAGAATCAAGTACTAGCTACTCGCAACTGATAGCCTTCTACATAAAGATGAACCCTTCAAAGCAAAACACACTTTATCAATCGAAAATAATTAGAAATAAGAGGCTAACCACATGAACTGGATTCGTAACCTTCCATTCAGCCACCCCGGCTCTTATGTAGGTGTTCCTACTGACATATAGACCTGACGGGACAATACATATCAGTACAATAAGATGTAAAGCTAAAGATGATAGAAGTTATTAGTTTGGCCTAACTTATAATATAAGCACAGAAAAAGATTGAAAgaagcataatataaatatcgCAGTCTAGTCTAATCTAACAATCATTTAAGGGACTACTTGAAACCTAACTGAAGCAGAGAAAGATAAATTAAGCAAGTTCATCTTGCTTTATCCGAGGACAGCTTCGTATTTTCCTCTCATCCATTTTTGTTGCTTAAATTATCATAAAGTTTAAATAAACACTTCTTAGTTGGATTCAGCTGTAAACCAGCAAATAATACAATAGGATCCACAGAAAAAGTTCACATTAACAAGGGAAAGATTTCTGTCCATAAATAAGGAAAGAATTGTAAGTCAAAGAAATTTAAGGGTCTCCTACGAAACCCTGATCAGATTACCACTATGCTAAagatttggttttttttttggcaGGAGCACTATGCTAAAGTTTGATCCCACAAATTTTGATGATTATATAGAAGAGCGTGATGGCTTGAAGCTGCACGATTATCGCAGGAGTATACGAGTAATGATCCTAGACACATATTTCACATCTTAGAAGGGACCTAGGCCTATGAGACCTTTGCTATTTGCATGATCAAGGAGTCTGAAAACTTTATTTAAATGTGCCCCTTTAAACTGTACTATACTTACTTTACAAGTCCTACATTAgagataatattaatatgtctTGCACATTTAAAGTGGATTAAGAAAACTTATTTGAAAAGTTTAATGCACTTAAAAATACAGGGATATGAAGTTCGACCAATTACTATGCGTTTGAGAAGTCTAGAGGATGATTTAATCGAGTGGTTTTTCTTGCGATTTATGGTGAAAGGGAAATAGAACAAAGAAGAATCGGTGAAGCTCTTTGCAGTTCGTTCGTCCCCGATCCTAGAACAAACGCAACCAAAAAAACGCTCGAAGCAGCATTCCATACGAACACACACGGTTATTGTTGAGATAAACAGATCTATAATTCAGATGATGCCATAGGACATCAAATCGGTTTTCGTTCGATATAATTGTCTGCAGAATgatgaaaagaagaaaaggaacagtGGTTGTGTGTATATCTAAACGGCCACCGATTCAAAAGGGGTACTAAAGCATACCAGCATTCCGCCCCTTAAATCTCCAGGCCCAATAACTTTTCATATGGATCAACTGTTAGTGTTGAAAATACATGAAGTCTAATGAATTAGCTCATTGGCCCAATTATCTTATAAATCACAAGCTAATTAGTTCTTTTATAATACACAagacaaaataatttaatttaatataatttcaaaaaaatattaataaacaggtaagtttatttcaaaaaaaaaataaacaggtAAGTTATTAATTAGAACTGAATATTTACCTTTAAAAAAtatctaattatatattaatttttttcgaAACTACCCATAGTACATATTCCTTCGTACCCAAATGTTCCATCGTACCAGATTCACTGAAACTTTCGCGCATCCAATTCGTCCCCTGTTTCGAATCGATCCTCGACCTATGTAACATTGGTATGGAACCGTCGACCAGTCACATAAACTAGAAAAGTCTTTCTATGCCTTAGTTTCTTTCTAGGCCTCTATGGTCATCCTAAATCGTATGATCTAAGACTTGGCCGTTTTATGAACTGGACCATTCTCCTACCAGTTATTCAAAAGCAATCATCTCTGGCCTACCCAAACAAAATTATGGAAGGCCAAAGGGTAGTCCTTGCTCAGGGGGAAGATACAGAAAATAGGCTTTGCTTCTATGATGCAGGTTAGTTTGCACAGGACATTAGAGTTCTAAATCAGAGGTCTTAATGATTGATAGTGATGAGAAAGAGGCGTCTGATTGAGAGGAATTAATACAAGTTAATGAGAAGCTCTACTCATTGTTACTACAGTTGTCATAGTTGAATAAGATCAACAGGGCTCGAAATCAGCCTCATGAAAGATAATTGAGGGATATGCTAAGAGACTTGCAAATGTAGGCAGAGAACATTCAATGCAAGCTTAAAAACAACGAGTCTGTGACCATCGACTTCCCTAATAGAAGAAAACTCATTCTTGGcgtccttagagcatctccaacagtgtTGGTTAAAATGATTGGCTAAAATGGTATAAAATActgattatgtaaaatttgtttaaattgtaACGCGTTATGCTTCAACGGTAGTGGCTAtgatggttggctatatttccaagatatattattattactattatttcaagttataaatagaatatattattttattatggtaataaatgatacaCCTTTTTAATGATAAACTTTTGCAGGATGACAATGGGGTGACTTGTTAATAATATCCTATTAGTCTATTACTCCATAAAACCAAACTCTGGTATGAATAAAGTGTCAAGTTGAAACTGATGATATCCAAACCAAGAGATCGGGTTTTCATCTCTCTTTATCTTTTGATATCTCCCTGTTACCTTAATATTTATGTGCCTCGGTCTGGAGAGGTCATTTCTACATGACTAAAATAAGACTCACAGAGACATGAAAGTACATTTTCTTATATGGCTTGCATAAATTTAGCAATACTAATAGACAGGTTCTATTACAATATCAAGACATCCAGCAACATATAAGTGTATACAGTTTTGGGcaattgaaattataattaCGCTTTAGTTATTGAAAATAATCTTTGCATCCAGACTATAACAATAcaacattataaatatttagtaCAACTTTTCTGAATTATTACAAATTAGATTGTTTGCTCTTAACACACGCGCCAAATGGAAGTACATTTTCAagcaataaaattattattctttccCAATTTAAAGGCAAATGACGTCTATCAAAGTTTATCTTAAATTGCAATCTTACTTATATTTACACCTTGGTCcagttatcattttataaactCTATTCGCTTGCAAGTTTACAATTGGGGTAAATTATTGAAGACCGCCTAATAACagcataaatatttaataattaaggaGCAGAACGTTTAACCGTAATCTAAGACAAATAATAACAATGACTAGCAATATCAGAGCTTTTATATGAAGAGCAGCATACAGATATGTAggaaaagaaacaaaattattcACCTTAAAAGTAAGTATTTCCACATCATGAAATTACAGGCCTTGAGGTAATCATTTAAACACTAGTATTAGTGTAAGTCATAAAAAAGGTGAAAGAGTCATATCCTACCGTCAGTGCGAATCCTTGGCCTTAAAAGCCACATTTTCCTCCATGAACCATCATATTTTGATTGGAGAAGCTTATAATTTTCCACAACTCCATAAAGCTTCAAAGACAGCATTTCAATAATTTAAGTCTAGATAATAGTAGCAAATAATGGCAATATGTTCACTACGATTACATTCTACCTGCCAGGCCTTTAAGCATGCATTGCGCCAGTATACAGGGTTACGGATCGTGTATTTCCATTTTCGACAGACACAAGCAGCCCTTCCTAAGGTGTATGGGCTCATTCTTGTAAAAATCTGCAGATTAATATTTCCAAAGGACActtaatatcatattttatagagACAAGTTCTTTGTAGACCACAAAAACACTGGAGTATCGGAGACCACATCTCAGCCATCAATTTATTACAATCCAACGGTTATCATATTtctgtttatttttaaaaaattatttatttattaacaatACACACAAAAATACGTTTCGTATACTGAACGTACGCTCTGCAGTTATGGCAGTTTGTTTTGCTTATCACCGTGCTATACTTCTCTGTTCTCTAATTACGGACCTCATAATCCTCAACCATAACAGACTTGTTCCTCTGGTCAATTCATTGTGCTCGAAAAGTTATTCACTGCATGCCTCTAAACATTATGCGGGATGCTTTTGCTTGTGGGTTGTGCTGCTGATATCGACACGGTTTATAGTATGTTATCTCCGAGAATCGTTCTGCAATAATCGTGCTGCAATGTTTTGTAACTGCTGTATTTTCGTGAGTAGGTTGCGGGATGCTAATCCCGTATTGTACGTCTATGTCTACAAAACGTACGGTACTTTTAGAGTGTACAAGTGCtgttattcaaattttaaaaactgcTGGGACAATCTCAGCCGTGCAACAAATTTGTAATCCAATGGTGGATTAGATGGTCTTCGAAGTCTAAGGAAATAATAGTCCCCCACTGAAcccaactctatatatatatatatataggctcatgatcagatagaaaccactcttaaaataaaaactagaaaccagtttccccaccactatttataactacgggtatcactaatttatactgcactaatcactgtttttatacagtatgtaaacaacgatttttattatcaaaattgggaaaatctacttatctaaatcattgataatcgattatagataattaatttcatctataggaaggttcttggtggtaggaagccgcaagagaagttgtatgatgatggtaagtagtcgtaaGTTTTATAGGTTATGAtgaaaagtgtatgtgactattggtgatgatagacaatggtggcaagtcatagaaacgtttggtaatggtggtaagaggtccattattacgatttgggtgaagatgatggtcatatacgtcgcatatatgtgtatatatatgcttaTATTCGCgtgatatgctatatataaattagtgatatgttatgtacaaattagtgatctctttagttaaatatagtgataaaaaactgtccagaaactggtttttagtttttaggctaatttggtttctattggagtaggactctatatatatatatatatatatatatatatatagagagagagagagagggagagagagagagagagagtcataCTCCACTAGAAACCAAATTAATCTAGAAAGTAGAAACTAGTCCCAGaccaatttttgatatttgttttTCACTCGTTCATACATCTACTTTGCATATAACATACAatgtatatcatcatcatcatcttcaccctGTAATGATGGACCTCTGACCACCAATACCAACACCTTTTACCACGATTTACATGGCCACTACCGTCTACCATCACGAATAGTTATTTCCGCATGCCATCATAACTTACCACCACTAGCAACTACTTACAACCGCCACACACCTCCTAAAACTACAATTGATCATCCTTAATCGACCACTTAAGTGGATTTTCTCAATTAGGAAAAACAAAAATTGATTTTTCCTACATAAAACAGCGATTAATTGTGTATGAACGGGTGATTTCTGTAACGTTAAACACTAAACAGTGACTGCGGGACTAGTTTCTAGTTTTACTAAGAATTGGTTTCTACTACCATACGCACACACACGTAGTcagataattatttattatcataacCTGATGTAATTGATTAGGTATTCTGGTGTTGTGGCATTGTTGGATGCCGTAGTAACTATGCATGCAATATTTTTTATCTTCCGGAAAAGTATGTCACCTTATATATTGTTCGTTTGACCATATTATTACACCATGTACCAAGTTTTATGTGACGTGGCAAAAAGATACCCTTGGATCTTTTAATGCTTTTATAAAGCATAAAATAATGCTATTATAAAGCATAAGATAGCTAATTAACATACAGATGACGTTTCATATAAGTTAAGACACCATAAAAGAATGACGACTGTACCACAACTGGCATCATCGTCAGGAAAAtcctaataatttattaatgctGGAACCACATTGGTTAAAGTAGTACCTCAAAAAGTAATTCTTCAGGCAAGTATCGGTGAATCAAAGCAGGATCAATAGAGGATTTACTGATTGCACTTCCATAAGGCACCACGGGTTTAATGTAAACACCATAAAGATCTGTAAAAGAATAAAACTAACATAAAATAACGAACCACTCGAATTAGAAAAGAGAAGACGAAGACTAGTACATATATTAGTGTAAAATTGGTACGAGGATGATACAGAGCGTAAATTGTGcaattttgattgaaatttatcaACAACAATTAATAACAAAGAAATGGAAACAAGTGGATTTAGGGCATCACCAAGCCAAGGCCTCTGTGTTGAAAAGAAATGAGCAGCTCTCAATTGAGAAGCAGATTCAAGCTCAGCTGAAACATCCAATCCATAATCTGAAACGAATAAAATGTCAAACAAGTAGACTTTTATTCAATACAATTTCACAGTGAATTGGGGGAAAACAAACAAGATTTTTAACTGGAATGAATCAACTAAACACAAAAGGCAAACAATTCATGAAAAAATCTGTGCACCTGAAGTCATGAGATTTGATTCGAAGCCCCTAGAAAATCTCGGAATCGCGTTTATCCGTACATATATGTATGTCTCTTCTGGACATAAATATCTcttctttttagtttttaccCGCGGTGGTCAGAAAAGCCGAGAGTTCATTTGtttatttctttccttttccttttatctaatgatattaattaataatattaatatttctcaatttttgttttataaaattgcTTTTTGTCCGATTTGAAAAGTCTATCTACCTAGATTATTATGCGATCACATTAAAAGAATTATCTCTAAATTAAAAGGATGCATGATTTAACTTTAACAGttatgaaaaacaaaaataaataaacaatcataaaatttgaaaatatatattataaattgattcttaattgcataaacaaaaatagctaaataatttaattatctatataattcttaaagcacgagtcattttttaaggctggtatggtaatttcacatgctcttggatcaacccattaagCTCCGGATCGACCCAGCATCTTCCTCATTCAAATTAACACTATGAAAAGATATTTTGGATCTTTATGTGACCCGACCCGGATAATATTGGATATGCAGCATGTTCTTACCATATCAATAGCGCATCATTGAATGCAGTCCCTTCGATCAGGCCACTCATTACAAGCTCATTCAAATCATATCAGGATCATCATATTAAgatcagaatttcaaaatagCATTAATCACGCATCCTTAAATCGTGCCACTAATCACGACGTCAATTCAGATTTAAGCTTTGctacttatttgcatatgatattcttattAGATCAAAGCAGATAAGTTGAATTTCACATTCGAAATCATTCTTTCTTCCACGCCTCTAATCGCGACGGGTATGTTTTCTTACTTGGCTTTCGAACTGATTTGTGTCCTCGGTCGGATTTTGCTGCAGTACTACTGATCTTGGCTTTCTTTACACATTAATTTCTCTATTTACGGACTTTGCTTTGCGCTTATTTACTATATTGTATAATCAAATTCTACTTATCTTGCACAAATCGCGATGATCAGTGTATGCATCAGGTAGTAGAGATTCACAAAAGATCTGTTCGGGCCAGATCCAGACCgggccaaaaaaatccggatttttttataATCAGATCGGGCcgggtttttttaaaaatcgggccgggccggacttttccaaaaatactaggcctggtttagttataaaaagtccggatttttcaaaaatccggattttatccggatttttttgaaaatactaggcctgttttaggccctcggaccgggccgggccagaccgggtttttttcggatcgggtttttcagatttttttccagatcggatcggatcggatttcGGATTTCGGATTTTTTGAACAGCTCTATCAGGTAGTATCCGTCAAAGTCCTCTTGCGACGATGCTTCGACAAAGGACGATGtctcgaagtcaaaaagagaataacacCATTGGCCGTGAAATAAGTCTGCACTATTTCCACCTTACTTTACAATATTTGCTCCATTGTGTATATTCgttcattctattatttttgaACGAGTTCTGAAATTTGTTGTTTGAACGCTGCAGGTATCATAATCAgtacatgattttgtatttaacgtgtttgataattttcTACAGAGAAAAGTTGAGAGATCCGTCCTCGCGATTTATATTGATTTCATGTTCCAGAAATTTGAGAAAAGGTTCGAACACTTTAGTGCAAATGAAAGATTTGTGTTGTGATATAGAACTTGagattattttttgaacatcatttCTAACTCTTCGTGTTGGGATTTGTGTTGTGCAAAAATTAATCttagtgttttgttttttaattcttttgatttcaatttattttaattttgttatacttTGTCATGTATGATTTCTGATTTATGATTAGTATAATTCATAGGTCATAAAGTGTTTGTTAGCATGCCTAAACTAAACTGTCTGTTCTTTGtgataggtccattattttgcacattttaactacctatttattgcttgttttcgaatttttattagttaattgttttgtttacagatattttagagaaatcgagaattcaagagaaaaaggaacaaaaaggtgcaagaagggaaaaagaggaagaaaaagaaaagaaaaagaaaaagaagaaagaaggaaaagaaaatcaagacacaaagacccttctacccctaaaaccctaatcttggcctatataaacatccttTTCTCTCGTTAGCCACCCAACTTAGTCTAGCTTAGTTTACCCTCgtttttacctagttgttagtagcctcctttATCATCTTCCACATCTAGAATAGCTTGTtctttcaaattgtaatctctcaaatattgtaaacactttcatttatataagttcaagtttggtttctttatctcttgcattcttaccttgttgaaatttatggctatgaccaactttcccttcaacaagtggataaagtggcatttatgccaaccacttgtgggttgaaagagcctttagtttatgttttaagcttacatttttagtatttagcttgagccccttttaattctcaatattattagtgggttcaatgatttagttgatattttggtttgtattttgatggggttttgttagaaacatggtagataagctagttttgaagtttggcttgatttggagttagtttggtatgctttggtgttgttcttgttcttggttttggtatttttggggggtttttggtgtaaattttattttatgattttgaattgaggttagtgggtttatgttagaaatatcatgtttaggctagatttgaaatttggtgtagtttggaGTTGATATGGTTTAATTTGAGTCTTGTTTGAGTCAAAAATGGGTAGTTTAAGAGCTATTTAGTGTAGACtttattgttgaatttggtttagagtttAGTGGGTTTTTATTTGTCATAGTTGGAATAGTAAGATTTTCcggtaaaattaattttccggcGATATTTAAGCTGCCgcttggtttttatttttttttattttccttttaattATTATGTAATCATTATTTAATCATTAGATTAATCATTACAATCATTACATAATCATCACTTCAAATGtttgttttttcctttttagTTTACGTAGTGTTTTGATTTCTAATgttatgtgttattttattttattttttttgctaaggttTTTTTAAtcctttattttaattattaatttagattaatcaaaatatctcaaaatcttttggtctaatttgattaagttaaaaattaaggttttcacgaaaataaatttagtccttggaacgaatcttatattactaaaacgggatcgtgcacttgcgattaatttcatatatttctagcacatcactTTGTGTTGTTTAAttcatgtaatatattttttattcccAACATGTTAATCTCTTCAAACTCTATTTGTGTTTCACATTAATGTTAAAAGAAATGAATGAAGATCTTAGAGTGAAATCGGTTCAAGTATCACAAAATGAGTTCATAATTGATTTCCACACTAGAGTAAAGTTTCCATAAGTATTTATTTTCAAGATACAGTACTCTTGATCTTGATTTCTAAAAAGCCTTGGACGTGATCGTATTGTTGTTAACTTCATGTAGAATCATTTGTGTGATATACAACAATTTGTAATAAGTTTGTGTATGTTATTTAATAGGTGTTCTCATGTGGGGCGCTCATTTGATTCACCTGATATTAGATTAAGGCAGCCACTGGCTGAAAGTTTGGAAAGATGGAGAGGCttttatgaaagtatacgaCTTACACATATGGAATTGTAGCTTAGCATTGGTGTATGTTCTCTTTTTTGTTCCagtttttgggttttttttttatattgtatagatgacatgataatttgtaattaattttttaaaattatttttgcataatttcatttcgtattgatagtgattatAATGATGCATATATGTCCTCCATTGTATTTATTGAGCCTCTTTTTGTTATTGAGTTTTCCTTACATGATTCGTCCAGGCCACCATTGGATGCTCATCGTGTGAAAAtttgtattcacttttcctcaACATCTGCTTTATTGATCTAGAGTTGTTGTTAACTTCTTATCGTGTGCCACTGTTTTTTGACAAGAGACACTgagaatgaatatgacgcaATCCGGATACATGAATCAAGCCTGCTACAACTCATATGTAAATGGGGAAAAatagtcaaaatatatttgattttcaatgattttggcatttggttattacaatccttttttgtataatatgtagtggtttccatattcactatgttaggtccagatatgattgtagaaggggggggttgaatacaatcgataccaaattatcgcggaagtgaatctgattgaataaaacttgttaatcagattataattaattaatataacaatgtctgaagtcgttatataattaatatggttcagttttaatgtccactaaagttcgtagaataaattcgacagggtatattctagatttagtgattaaaacaaccgggttatcaaagcacagaaaactgtggatataacgatcaagcaagttacaaacaacttgaaagctttacaaatgctttgaatatcaaagtgatgaacacttgaaatgaagaatactaagccatatatatataggcaaagcatttgtacttgtaagacaattgaaagacaagacaattataagtagcaaagacaaagtggcaagggcaagacaaatgcagattgccttgcaagcacaagacaaagcggaaagacaatccacaagaagggcaagacaatccaccttcggtaggacaattggaATTGTCTGCAGGaaccattcggccagacaatcaaggattgtcttggaagcttcattcggtcagacaatccaagattgtctgggAAGCCACAAACATTGTCTTGTAGGCAAttagctcggtcagacaatccataattgtcttggaagccacaGACATTTGGTAAGAcaaagtgattgtcttgcagactcaCACAACCGGTCAGACAAAAGCAATTGCCTTGGCAGAAGACCAACacacttcggtaagacaattttaattgtcttgctgccattCATTTCCTTTAGCAgaaaatcggtaagacaatacaaattgtcttgctgagcttgagtaggtgattgaatgtaatttgttgtttatattaaatagaaaattatccacttaattaatttaatcatataaattcataaattaaattaattcgagagtgaattaatttaacaaataaattacataattaatataattatttgagaagtgaaataataatctattaaatatttaatcacccattcttcagtagaattgcttcccgtcttctttaaacattaataacttcgtcttgatctgtcgaacgaacgaaccaccaaatctgcttgacttcaaatatttaatttgaataactgatacacagatgtactgtctggttcatctgtatctagttaaatcaaatattctttgtcaaataaacattaagaatttgatttgttcgtcgagtcttcgtcttgtaagtacttcttcattaaatggaatcttctgataaaataaagtatagaaactttatatcttctgaactcctggacgtgccacaaaagattatttgtgcactgaggcttgaacatattaatgaacttctttcagtggtgtgcagcagcatcctagaatttatctgacatataattcccataaatcatttgacgttcttcgtacggattccgatgacttgctatttactgagctttcttatctgagttgagttgtacctctttaaatacaaataggctgaacatatgcctttcacactatattcaattttcaaatctagactttttgttataatttaaattaatggagtcttttttcactccacaattttagctcttaaTAACGAAGTTttcatatattagatttttaaatattcgaaTACATGGATCTGGACTAttatagctcatatgcaaatagggaagtcaagttttatttgatttccactgattttgacattaatt of Daucus carota subsp. sativus chromosome 3, DH1 v3.0, whole genome shotgun sequence contains these proteins:
- the LOC108197295 gene encoding F-box protein 7, producing the protein MTSDYGLDVSAELESASQLRAAHFFSTQRPWLDLYGVYIKPVVPYGSAISKSSIDPALIHRYLPEELLFEIFTRMSPYTLGRAACVCRKWKYTIRNPVYWRNACLKAWQLYGVVENYKLLQSKYDGSWRKMWLLRPRIRTDGLYVSRNTYIRAGVAEWKVTNPVHVVCYFRYMRFYPSGRFLYKNSSQKVKDVAKFMNFRSAKVEGVYSGSYTLSEDKVEAAVLYPGLRPTVWRIRLRLRGTIVGANNRMDLLSLVTSGVNDTDMIGLDENILEIIEGWEEDETHNPDVPAISHKRGLTPFVFIPFEEVETSVLNLPVERMDYFVPG